In Mercurialis annua linkage group LG6, ddMerAnnu1.2, whole genome shotgun sequence, the following are encoded in one genomic region:
- the LOC126687811 gene encoding uncharacterized protein LOC126687811 yields MTKEIIDFLQLHGESLYQSWERFKELQRNCPHHHLGREHLISIYYNGTNERTRATIDAALGESLMKKTYDEANNLLEELATNSCSRSTERLRQPPQKGIMTLEQTQEFEAMKAKNATLLAQLEMYKQQANQINYVNGQRQGNDPYSNTYNPGWRNHPDFAWRDNLGQANANPNIGGANFQGGNRRPLNQGNFNNYRPQYPPGFQQTWNADEGSKLDKLIEETQISQLAISLQNRAQRGLPSTTESNPREQVKAIELRNGKELDDQHASKEKAIDLTTGSNEEEETELPYVKPPPPPPPQFVPKVPFPGRLKKTPDNQKFHKFLEIFKKLQINISFADALRASINLMPLFLFRDISGDQTLKQTSMMLHWQTIHSKSHTEWWKMF; encoded by the exons ATGACCaaggaaattatagattttctccAATTACATGGTGAATCTCTATACCAATCTTGGGAACGCTTCAAAGAGCTTCAAAGAAATTGTCCGCATCATCATCTAGGTAGAGAACACCTTATCTCTATCTACTACAATGGTACCAATGAGCGTACACGGGCAACTATCGATGCGGCATTGGGAGAATCACTTATGAAGAAAACTTATGATGAGGCCAACAATTTGCTAGAGGAACTCGCTACAAATAGTTGTTCTAGGTCAACCGAGCGGTTGAGGCAACCACCTCAAAAGGGTATAATGACCCTCGAACAAACccaagaatttgaagcaatgAAAGCTAAAAATGCGACACTTCTAGCACAGCTCGAGATGTACAAACAACAAGCTAATCAAA TCAATTATGTCAATGGGCAAAGGCAAGGCAATGACCCATATTCCAACACCTACAATCCagggtggaggaatcatcctgACTTTGCATGGAGGGACAATTTGGGTCAAGCCAATGCCAACCCAAACATAGGAGGGGCAAATTTTCAAGGAGGAAACCGTCGTCCTCTAAACCAAGGCAACTTCAACAACTATCGGCCACAATATCCTCCCGGTTTTCAACAAACTTGGAATGCGGATGAAGGGAGCAAACTTGATaagcttattgaggaa actcaaatttctcaacttgCCATCTCGCTTCAAAATAGAGCTCAACGTGGTCTACCATCTACAACGGAGTCAAATCCAAGGGAGCAAGTAAAAGCTATTGAACTTCGAAACGGGAAAGAACTTGATGATCAACATGCAAGTAAAGAGAAAGCGATTGATCTAACAACGGGCTCGAATGAGGAGGAAGAAACCGAACTTCCATATGTCAAGCCGCCACCGCCACCTCCTCCTCAATTCGTGCCAAAAGTCCCCTTTCCGGGACGATTAAAGAAGACGCCGGACaaccaaaaattccataaatttctggaaattttcaagaaactcCAAATCAACATAAGCTTTGCGGATGCTTTGC GGGCAAGTATCAATCTAATGCCTTTATTTCTTTTCAGGGATATTTCTGGTGATCAAACTTTGAAGCAAACATCGATGATGCTTCATTGGCAGACCATTCACTCAAAAAGCCATACGGAGTGGTGGAAGATGTTCTAG
- the LOC126687812 gene encoding uncharacterized protein LOC126687812: MRNTFEEEECMRLDMIDRIVEELFPVSKVTFHSDETHETTGEEYSKEDESKAENLFRRESVTPPSSITPPQVELKTLPSHLRYAFLGDNMTLPIIISNNLSETQEARVVKVVKQHILAIGWQISDIRGISPSVVMHKIHLKSESRASAQRQRRLNPNMKGVVHKKIVNLIDAEIIYPISDSAWVSPMQCVPKKGGMTVIENEKGEQISTRTVTGWRVCIEYGDEEGPFSVAIYRSNVGADIMEVFMDDFSVFGDSFEMCLNNLERCHFMVEEEIVLGHKISKDDIEVDRAKTEIIEKLPPPTTVKGVKGSAYLGPNYFMTRLDYSFRTYV, from the exons ATGCGAAACACTTTTGAAGAGGAAGAATGCATGAGATTGGATATGATTGATAGAATCGTGGAAGAACTTTTCCCGGTTTCCAAAGTCACATTCCATTCCGATGAGACACATGAGACCACCGGAGAAGAATATTCCAAGGAAGATGAGTCGAAAGCCGAGAATTTATTTAGAAGAGAAAGTGTCACACCGCCTTCTTCTATTACTCCACCACAAGTTGAGCTAAAAACGTTACCATCTCACTTACGGTATGCGTTTCTAGGCGACAACATGACACTTCCCATCATCATCTCAAACAACTTGTCGGAAACACAAGAAGCAAGAGTTGTTAAAGTggtgaagcaacatatattggcgATTGGTTGGCAAATTTCGGACATTCGAGGAATTAGCCCATCGGTGGTAATGCACAAAATCCATCTTAAAAGTGAGTCACGAGCCTCGGCTCAAAGACAACGACGcttgaatccaaatatgaaggGGGTCGTGCACAAAAAGATAGTAAATCTTATCGACGCCGAAATTATATACCCCATATCCGATAGTGCATGGGTTAGTCCCATGCAATGTGTTCCAAAGAAAGGGGGGATGACGGTAATTGAAAACGAGAAGGGTGAGCAAATTTCCACAAGGACGGTAACGGGATGGCGTGTTTGTATTGAATACGGAGATGAGGAAGGACCATTTTCCGTtgccatttatcgatcaaatgttggagCGG atattatggaggtctTCATGGATGATTTTTCGGTATTCGGGGACTCCTTCGAGATGTGCTTGAATAATCTCGAGCGA tgccatttcatggtagaaGAAGAAATTGTCTTGGGACATAAAATCTCCAAAGACGACATTGAAGTGGATAGAGCGAAAACGGAGATCATCGAAAAATTACCACCACCAACTACCGTCAAGGGA GTTAAAGGAAGCGCTTATCTCGGACCCAATTATTTCATGACCCGATTGGACTATTCCTTTCGAACTtatgtgtga